From one Chthoniobacterales bacterium genomic stretch:
- a CDS encoding DNA-binding protein, producing MDNVIASRELQVERKHFFIEYRENERGRFLRITEEAHGRRNTIIIPSTGLAEFTGMLGDVLISATHANA from the coding sequence ATGGATAACGTCATTGCGTCGCGCGAGTTGCAGGTGGAGCGAAAACATTTTTTTATCGAGTATCGCGAGAACGAACGGGGACGCTTTTTGCGGATCACAGAGGAGGCGCATGGCCGGCGGAATACGATCATCATCCCGAGCACCGGCCTCGCGGAATTCACGGGAATGCTTGGCGACGTGCTGATCAGCGCGACCCATGCGAATGCCTAG
- the ppdK gene encoding pyruvate, phosphate dikinase has product MPTKTKKKSAPAKAVRAIKPASKKTVARKAGPAKKSGPTKAKKGKYVYTWGAGKADGDGSQKPLLGGKGANLAEMTRIGLPVPPGFTITTEVCTYFYANKKTYPPEMQGQVEAGITNMEKIMGYKFGDAKGFPLLVAVRSGARDSMPGMMDTILNLGLNDETVIALATATNNERFAWDCYRRFVQMYGDVVLGLQKREGEDHEPFEVVIEEYKHEKYERDIVDSELTAEDQQELVRRFKKLVKDRTGRVFPSDPWEQLKGAAGAVFGSWMNDRAIVYRRKYNIPSEWGTAVNVQAMVYGNTGETSGSGVAFTRNPANGVNEFYGEFLINAQGEDVVAGVRTPEPVLKLKKVLPKSYAELLKVRATLEKHFKDVQDVEFTIQEGKLFMLQTRNGKRTAAAALKFSIDMVKEKLIDWETAILRNPADQLDQLLAPVFDLAEIKKAAIIATGLPAGPGAASGKIYLNADRAAAAAERGEKVLLVRNETSPEDLRGMIAAEGILTAKGGVSSHAALVARQMGKVCICGASALQIDYDAKTVIASGQTFSEGDFLSIDGTAGTVYAGEIVTSPSEIITGTVSGNKNAQKTEKFRNFQQLMKWTSQATRLAVRTNADTPDQAQIAMAFGATGVGLTRTEHMFFEGDRIDAVREMILAENVEGRRTALAKILPYQREDFIGIFKALKGLPATIRLLDPPLHEFVPHDHQAQAALAEKLGITPEKVASRVASLHEFNPMLGHRGCRLGIAYPEITETQARAIFEAAAEVQKKGIKVKPEVMIPLVGFKKEFDLQAEIVHRVAAEVQKEKKCKLSYQVGTMIEVPRGALTADEIATSAQFFSFGTNDLTQTALGISRDDMGNFLQPYVENEVFKNNPFASLDQTGVGELVKIAIEKGRSTRPDIKLGICGEHGGDPESVKFFHRVGLNYVSCSPYRVPVARLAAAQAAIEEKRAAKKK; this is encoded by the coding sequence ATGCCCACCAAAACCAAGAAAAAAAGTGCTCCCGCCAAGGCGGTGAGAGCCATCAAACCCGCCTCTAAAAAAACTGTCGCCAGGAAGGCGGGCCCCGCCAAAAAATCCGGTCCGACCAAGGCGAAAAAAGGCAAATACGTTTACACTTGGGGTGCTGGAAAAGCAGACGGCGACGGCTCCCAAAAACCACTCCTCGGCGGCAAGGGCGCGAACCTCGCCGAGATGACTCGCATCGGACTCCCGGTGCCTCCCGGCTTCACGATCACGACCGAAGTTTGCACCTATTTCTACGCCAACAAGAAAACCTATCCACCCGAGATGCAGGGCCAGGTCGAGGCCGGCATCACGAACATGGAAAAAATCATGGGCTACAAATTTGGCGACGCCAAAGGCTTCCCGCTGCTCGTGGCCGTGCGTTCCGGCGCCCGCGATTCCATGCCGGGCATGATGGACACGATTTTGAACCTCGGTCTGAATGACGAGACTGTGATCGCACTCGCCACGGCGACGAACAACGAGCGATTTGCCTGGGATTGCTATCGCCGTTTCGTGCAGATGTATGGCGACGTCGTGCTCGGCTTGCAGAAGCGCGAGGGCGAGGACCACGAGCCGTTTGAAGTCGTGATCGAGGAATACAAACACGAGAAATACGAGCGCGACATCGTGGATTCCGAGCTGACCGCCGAGGACCAGCAGGAACTCGTTCGCCGCTTTAAGAAACTCGTGAAAGATCGCACCGGTCGCGTCTTCCCAAGCGATCCTTGGGAGCAGCTCAAGGGTGCCGCGGGAGCCGTTTTCGGTTCCTGGATGAATGATCGCGCGATCGTTTACCGCCGCAAATACAACATCCCGAGCGAGTGGGGAACGGCGGTCAACGTGCAGGCGATGGTTTACGGCAACACCGGCGAAACCTCCGGCAGTGGCGTTGCCTTTACCCGCAACCCGGCCAACGGCGTGAACGAATTTTACGGCGAGTTTCTCATCAACGCACAGGGTGAGGACGTCGTCGCCGGTGTCCGCACCCCGGAACCCGTGCTGAAGTTGAAAAAAGTGCTGCCGAAGAGCTACGCGGAATTGCTCAAGGTCCGCGCCACTTTGGAGAAACATTTCAAGGACGTGCAGGACGTCGAGTTCACCATCCAGGAAGGCAAGTTGTTCATGCTCCAGACGCGCAACGGCAAGCGCACCGCCGCCGCCGCGCTGAAGTTCTCCATCGACATGGTGAAGGAAAAACTCATCGACTGGGAAACCGCCATTCTGCGCAATCCCGCCGACCAGCTCGATCAGTTACTCGCGCCGGTTTTCGACCTCGCTGAGATCAAGAAGGCCGCCATCATCGCCACCGGACTTCCCGCTGGTCCCGGTGCGGCTTCGGGTAAAATCTACCTCAACGCCGACCGTGCCGCCGCCGCTGCCGAGCGTGGTGAAAAAGTGCTCCTCGTTCGCAACGAAACCTCGCCCGAGGATCTGCGCGGCATGATCGCCGCTGAGGGCATTCTCACAGCCAAGGGCGGCGTCAGTTCGCACGCCGCGCTCGTCGCCCGTCAGATGGGCAAGGTTTGCATCTGCGGCGCATCGGCCTTGCAGATCGACTACGACGCGAAGACCGTCATCGCCTCCGGCCAGACTTTCAGCGAGGGGGATTTCCTCTCGATCGATGGCACTGCGGGCACCGTTTACGCGGGCGAAATCGTCACCTCGCCGAGCGAGATCATCACTGGCACGGTCAGCGGCAACAAAAACGCCCAGAAGACCGAGAAATTCCGCAACTTCCAGCAGCTCATGAAGTGGACCTCGCAGGCGACCCGTCTGGCTGTCCGCACCAACGCCGACACGCCCGATCAGGCCCAGATCGCCATGGCGTTTGGCGCGACTGGCGTCGGACTCACCCGCACCGAGCACATGTTCTTTGAGGGCGACCGCATCGACGCCGTTCGCGAAATGATTCTCGCCGAAAACGTCGAGGGCCGTCGCACGGCGCTCGCAAAAATCCTCCCCTATCAGCGCGAGGATTTCATCGGCATCTTCAAGGCGCTCAAGGGCTTACCGGCCACCATTCGCCTGCTCGATCCGCCGCTCCATGAGTTCGTTCCGCACGACCACCAGGCACAGGCCGCGCTGGCTGAAAAACTCGGCATCACCCCCGAGAAAGTCGCCTCCCGCGTCGCCTCGCTGCACGAGTTCAACCCCATGCTCGGACACCGCGGCTGCCGTCTCGGCATCGCTTATCCCGAGATCACGGAAACCCAGGCCCGCGCCATTTTTGAGGCCGCAGCCGAGGTTCAGAAGAAAGGGATCAAAGTCAAACCCGAGGTCATGATTCCGCTCGTCGGGTTCAAGAAAGAATTCGACCTCCAGGCCGAGATCGTTCATCGCGTTGCTGCCGAGGTACAGAAGGAGAAAAAGTGTAAACTCAGCTATCAAGTCGGCACCATGATCGAAGTCCCACGCGGCGCGCTCACGGCTGACGAAATCGCGACTTCGGCCCAGTTCTTCAGCTTCGGCACGAATGATTTGACCCAGACTGCGCTCGGCATCAGCCGCGACGACATGGGGAACTTCCTCCAGCCGTATGTCGAGAACGAGGTCTTCAAGAACAACCCCTTCGCCAGCCTCGACCAAACGGGCGTCGGCGAACTCGTCAAAATCGCCATCGAAAAAGGACGCAGCACGCGTCCAGACATCAAGCTCGGCATCTGCGGCGAACACGGCGGCGATCCGGAAAGTGTCAAATTTTTCCACCGCGTCGGCCTCAACTACGTCAGTTGCTCGCCCTATCGCGTGCCCGTCGCCCGCCTCGCTGCAGCCCAGGCCGCCATCGAGGAAAAGCGCGCTGCGAAGAAAAAATAG
- a CDS encoding valine--tRNA ligase, with the protein MSEISKTYEPQAIEEKWYADWLAKGCFTADPESTKEPYSIVIPPPNVTGVLTLGHVLNNTIQDILARRARMLGKEVLWLPGTDHAGIATQNVVEKSLRKTGEMKHRDDLGREKLVEKIWQWKDEYGGKILKQLRALGASCDWSRTRFTMDPEYSACVQRVFVDLYQKGLIYRGKRMVNWCPVALTALSDEEVIMKPTNGFLYYFKVEVADVPNTFLTIATTRPETIPGDTAIAVNPNDVRYAHLIGKFAKRPLPLENQALIPIVAEESIDIAFGTGVLKVTPAHDKADFEIGQRHQLETIEVIDPRGVMNELAGTDLAGLDRFEARKIAVELLSKLGLLEKQEPYQNNVGYSERADVPIEPRLSEQWFLKYPSVEESRAVVADGAMKFYPERWAKVYDHWLGGIQDWCISRQLWWGHRIPVWNRGEEVYCGMEAPEGDGWVQDPDVLDTWFSSWLWPFATMGWPDKTATLARFYPTTDLVTGPDIIFFWVARMIMAGFEWMGEMPFKNVYFTGIIRDKQGRKMSKSLGNSPDPLDIIAKYGADALRFGVMRSAPLGSDVMFDEKNVELGRNFCTKLWNAARFRQMYEGASEGEINPELLTSDDRWILLKLDSAIREISTALDEYRFSDAAQGLYRFFWSEYCDWYLESSKAALGRVPLPTETPMSPEEAAAAYPLRANTLAVIDFILAHTLRLMHPFLPFITEELWESLGFRNDLPTNQGGETIMFAHWPQPLGDDFTVHYGLIPLAEKAATGKYDTVLAGRNLRSTYNIPSNKRVRFVLQPAEAIDAHDAEVLKILLNAEVLDISPDYAAPQGTPTNLTPLGHLYLPLEGLVDVAAERERLGKEISKVSDELAKVRAKLANPGFADKVPAAVLDEHRQREATWQEKLSQLEKMQSSLS; encoded by the coding sequence ATGTCCGAGATTTCCAAAACGTATGAGCCTCAAGCGATTGAGGAAAAATGGTATGCCGACTGGCTGGCCAAGGGTTGTTTCACTGCCGATCCCGAGTCCACCAAGGAACCTTACTCGATTGTCATTCCGCCGCCGAACGTCACCGGAGTTCTAACATTGGGCCACGTCTTGAACAACACAATTCAGGACATTCTAGCTAGACGAGCGCGGATGTTAGGAAAGGAAGTTCTCTGGCTGCCAGGCACCGATCACGCCGGCATCGCCACGCAAAATGTCGTCGAGAAATCGCTCCGCAAAACCGGGGAAATGAAACATCGCGACGACCTCGGACGCGAGAAGCTGGTCGAGAAAATCTGGCAGTGGAAAGACGAATACGGCGGGAAGATTTTGAAGCAACTCCGCGCGCTCGGAGCGTCGTGTGATTGGAGTCGCACTCGATTCACGATGGACCCGGAATATTCCGCCTGCGTTCAGCGCGTCTTCGTCGATCTCTATCAAAAGGGCCTCATTTACCGCGGCAAACGCATGGTGAACTGGTGTCCGGTCGCGCTCACCGCATTGAGCGATGAAGAGGTGATCATGAAGCCGACGAACGGCTTTCTCTACTACTTCAAAGTCGAGGTCGCTGACGTGCCTAACACGTTCCTAACCATCGCCACGACACGCCCGGAAACCATTCCCGGCGACACGGCAATCGCGGTGAATCCGAACGATGTTAGATACGCGCATCTCATCGGAAAATTTGCGAAGCGTCCGCTGCCATTGGAGAATCAGGCGCTGATCCCGATTGTCGCCGAGGAGAGCATCGACATCGCGTTTGGCACCGGCGTTTTGAAGGTGACTCCCGCGCACGACAAGGCCGACTTCGAGATCGGTCAACGTCATCAACTGGAAACCATCGAGGTTATCGATCCGCGCGGCGTGATGAATGAGCTGGCCGGCACGGACCTGGCCGGGCTGGATCGCTTTGAAGCCCGCAAGATTGCCGTGGAACTCCTCTCAAAACTCGGTCTGCTGGAAAAACAGGAGCCCTATCAAAACAACGTCGGCTACAGCGAACGCGCCGACGTTCCCATCGAGCCGCGCCTGAGCGAGCAATGGTTCTTAAAATATCCGAGCGTGGAGGAATCCCGCGCCGTGGTCGCCGATGGCGCGATGAAGTTCTACCCCGAGCGCTGGGCGAAAGTTTACGATCACTGGCTAGGTGGAATCCAGGATTGGTGCATTTCCCGCCAGCTTTGGTGGGGGCATCGCATCCCTGTTTGGAATCGTGGAGAGGAAGTTTATTGCGGCATGGAGGCTCCCGAAGGCGATGGCTGGGTGCAGGATCCCGACGTTCTCGACACTTGGTTCTCCTCCTGGCTCTGGCCGTTTGCGACGATGGGCTGGCCGGATAAGACTGCAACTCTAGCCAGATTTTATCCGACTACGGATCTCGTCACCGGGCCCGACATCATCTTTTTCTGGGTCGCCCGAATGATCATGGCCGGCTTCGAGTGGATGGGCGAGATGCCGTTCAAAAATGTCTATTTCACCGGCATTATTCGCGACAAGCAGGGCCGAAAAATGTCGAAGTCGCTGGGCAATTCGCCCGATCCGCTCGACATCATCGCCAAGTATGGAGCCGATGCGCTGCGCTTCGGCGTGATGCGTTCCGCGCCGCTCGGGTCCGATGTGATGTTCGACGAGAAAAACGTGGAACTCGGTCGTAATTTTTGCACAAAGCTCTGGAATGCCGCCCGCTTCCGCCAAATGTATGAGGGCGCGAGTGAGGGCGAAATCAACCCCGAGCTTCTGACCAGCGACGACCGCTGGATATTGCTCAAACTCGACTCGGCGATTCGGGAAATTTCCACCGCGCTCGACGAATATCGTTTCAGCGACGCCGCCCAAGGGCTTTATCGGTTTTTCTGGAGCGAATATTGCGATTGGTATCTGGAGTCGAGCAAGGCCGCGCTCGGTCGTGTGCCGTTGCCGACTGAGACGCCGATGTCGCCGGAAGAAGCGGCTGCGGCCTATCCGTTGCGGGCGAACACCCTGGCCGTGATCGATTTCATCCTCGCGCACACACTGCGGCTGATGCATCCCTTTTTGCCCTTCATCACCGAGGAACTCTGGGAAAGCCTCGGCTTCCGCAACGATCTGCCAACGAATCAAGGAGGCGAGACGATCATGTTCGCCCACTGGCCGCAGCCGCTGGGGGACGATTTTACGGTGCATTATGGTCTGATTCCGCTGGCGGAAAAGGCGGCCACCGGCAAATACGACACCGTCCTTGCCGGGCGTAACCTGCGTTCGACTTACAACATCCCGAGCAACAAACGCGTCCGCTTTGTCCTGCAACCCGCCGAGGCCATCGATGCGCACGACGCCGAGGTGCTGAAAATTCTGCTGAACGCCGAGGTGCTCGACATTTCGCCCGATTACGCCGCGCCCCAGGGCACGCCGACGAATCTCACGCCGCTCGGGCATCTTTATCTCCCGCTGGAAGGCCTCGTCGATGTCGCCGCCGAACGCGAACGCCTCGGCAAGGAAATCTCCAAAGTCTCCGACGAACTCGCTAAAGTCCGCGCCAAACTCGCCAACCCCGGTTTCGCCGACAAGGTTCCCGCCGCCGTTCTCGACGAACACCGCCAACGCGAGGCGACTTGGCAGGAAAAACTCTCCCAGCTCGAAAAAATGCAGTCGAGTTTGAGCTAA
- a CDS encoding fumarylacetoacetate hydrolase family protein — MKIVRYETASRQTGHGVQHSDGRVTRIAGDIFGSFQDTGEAVEVAKILAPVEPTSILGIGLNYRKHAEETDAPFPKFPILFTKGLGATQHPGDPILIPTHLASHEVDYECELAIVIGKKAKNVSRADAFDYVLGYTCANDVSARDWQKQFGGSQWSRGKFFDTFCPLGPVLVTTDEIPDPNQLAIRTILNGEVVQESHTSDMIFDVPALIEFLSGSTTLFPGTVILTGTPSGVGMARKPPLWLKPGDEVTIEIENIGKLTNPVANE; from the coding sequence ATGAAAATCGTCCGCTACGAAACTGCCTCCCGCCAGACCGGCCATGGCGTGCAGCATTCCGACGGCCGCGTTACCCGCATCGCTGGCGACATTTTCGGGAGTTTTCAGGACACGGGCGAAGCGGTGGAAGTCGCCAAGATTCTCGCCCCGGTGGAGCCGACTTCCATTCTTGGCATCGGGCTGAATTACCGGAAACACGCCGAGGAAACCGACGCGCCGTTTCCGAAGTTTCCCATCCTTTTTACGAAGGGACTCGGCGCCACGCAGCACCCAGGCGATCCGATTCTCATCCCCACGCATCTGGCGAGCCATGAGGTGGATTACGAATGCGAGCTGGCCATCGTCATTGGCAAAAAAGCCAAGAACGTCTCCCGCGCAGATGCCTTCGATTACGTCCTCGGCTACACTTGCGCCAACGACGTGAGCGCCCGCGACTGGCAGAAGCAATTCGGCGGCAGCCAATGGTCGCGCGGGAAGTTTTTCGATACGTTTTGTCCGCTCGGCCCGGTGCTGGTGACGACCGACGAGATCCCCGATCCAAACCAGCTCGCGATCCGCACGATTCTCAACGGCGAAGTCGTCCAGGAGTCGCATACGAGCGACATGATTTTCGATGTCCCGGCGTTGATCGAATTTCTCAGCGGCAGCACGACACTTTTCCCCGGCACGGTCATTCTCACCGGCACGCCGAGCGGCGTCGGCATGGCCCGCAAACCCCCGCTCTGGCTGAAACCGGGCGACGAGGTCACCATCGAAATCGAGAACATCGGGAAGCTCACCAACCCGGTAGCCAACGAATAG
- a CDS encoding TIGR00730 family Rossman fold protein yields MHDPAHPQPRLNLPTGKPEFDARIRQIVEDWGGGKNPRLVEQMIGTALRMADPEVSEADLKLFNRSLKELRYAAKVFAPYHGIRKVAVFGSARTPSTAEDYQCAVDFARKMTERSYMVITGGGDGIMGAANEGAGREHSFGLNIRLPFEQRANRFIEGDSKLINFNYFFTRKLNFVKETHALACFPGGIGTLDETFECLTLMQTGKARLLPVVLVNKPGGDFWQTMVEFMRNHLLKQGLVSADDFHLFTVTDNVDAAVDEIVQFYSNYHSSRWVGNQLVLRLQRAIPESAVTRMEEEFVDLLQGENITQGPALEIEANEPALAHLPRLIFSPHRRNFGRLRLLINAINAAGPA; encoded by the coding sequence TTGCACGATCCTGCCCATCCCCAGCCACGCTTGAATCTGCCCACTGGAAAACCGGAGTTCGACGCCCGCATCCGGCAGATCGTCGAGGATTGGGGCGGGGGGAAAAATCCGCGCCTGGTCGAGCAAATGATCGGCACTGCACTGCGCATGGCTGACCCGGAAGTGAGCGAGGCGGACCTGAAACTTTTCAACCGCTCGCTCAAGGAATTGCGCTACGCCGCGAAGGTGTTTGCGCCGTATCACGGCATTCGCAAGGTGGCCGTCTTCGGCTCGGCCCGCACGCCCTCGACGGCGGAGGATTACCAGTGCGCGGTCGATTTCGCCCGCAAAATGACCGAGCGGAGTTACATGGTGATCACCGGCGGCGGCGACGGAATCATGGGCGCGGCGAACGAGGGCGCGGGGCGCGAGCACAGTTTCGGGCTGAACATTCGACTTCCCTTCGAGCAGCGGGCGAACCGTTTCATCGAGGGCGACAGCAAGCTGATCAACTTCAATTATTTCTTCACCCGGAAGCTGAATTTCGTGAAGGAAACCCACGCGCTGGCCTGTTTTCCGGGCGGAATCGGGACGCTGGATGAGACGTTTGAGTGCCTGACTTTGATGCAAACCGGGAAGGCGCGGCTGCTGCCAGTCGTGCTCGTGAACAAGCCCGGTGGCGACTTCTGGCAGACCATGGTCGAGTTTATGCGGAATCATTTGCTGAAGCAGGGACTCGTCTCAGCGGACGATTTCCATCTCTTCACCGTCACGGATAATGTGGACGCCGCAGTGGATGAAATCGTGCAGTTTTACAGCAACTACCATTCGTCGCGCTGGGTCGGCAACCAGCTCGTGCTGCGCCTGCAGCGGGCGATCCCAGAATCGGCTGTAACTCGCATGGAGGAGGAATTTGTCGATCTGCTGCAGGGCGAAAATATCACGCAGGGCCCAGCGCTGGAGATCGAGGCGAATGAACCGGCGCTGGCGCATTTGCCGCGGCTTATTTTTTCCCCGCACCGACGAAACTTTGGCCGGCTCCGGTTGTTAATCAATGCGATCAACGCCGCCGGGCCCGCATGA